The following proteins are co-located in the Pseudomonas fluorescens genome:
- a CDS encoding formimidoylglutamate deiminase, whose translation MSAFFAERALLPNGWANDVRFEVSADGLLTHVEPNASAERAERLRGPVLAGMPNLHSHAFQRAMAGLAEVAGNPNDSFWTWRDLMYRMVGKINPEQLQVIARQLYIEMLKAGYTSVAEFHYVHHDVSGQPYADRAELSRQISQAAASSGIGLTLLPVLYTHSGFGGQAPNEGQRRFINSTENYLDLQAHLKPMLAAQPAQQLGLCFHSLRAVTPQQINDVLAASDKACPVHIHIAEQQKEVDDCLAWSGKRPLQWLYDNVQVDERWCLVHATHADPDEVTRMAKSRAIAGLCLTTEANLGDGIFPAVDFLAQGGRLGIGSDSHVSLSVVEELRWLEYGQRLRDQRRNRVYRSDQPMVGRTLFDAAVDGGAQALGQPIGRLEVGKRADWLVLDGNDPYLATATEDGILNRWLFAGGDRQVRDVLVNGQWVVRDGHHAGEEESSRAFTQVLRDMLG comes from the coding sequence ATGTCCGCTTTCTTTGCCGAACGCGCGCTGCTGCCTAATGGATGGGCCAACGATGTACGCTTTGAAGTCAGTGCCGATGGCCTGCTGACCCACGTTGAGCCCAACGCCAGTGCAGAGCGCGCCGAACGGCTTAGAGGCCCGGTATTGGCGGGTATGCCCAACCTGCATTCCCACGCATTCCAACGCGCCATGGCAGGTTTGGCCGAAGTGGCCGGCAACCCGAATGACAGCTTCTGGACCTGGCGCGACTTGATGTACCGCATGGTCGGCAAGATCAACCCGGAGCAACTCCAGGTCATCGCCCGCCAGCTGTACATCGAGATGCTCAAGGCCGGTTACACCTCGGTGGCGGAATTTCACTACGTGCATCACGACGTCAGCGGCCAGCCCTATGCCGACCGTGCTGAGCTGTCGCGGCAGATCAGCCAGGCGGCCGCCAGCAGTGGGATTGGCTTGACCTTGCTGCCCGTGCTCTACACCCACTCCGGGTTTGGTGGCCAGGCGCCGAATGAAGGTCAGCGGCGCTTTATCAACAGCACCGAAAACTATCTGGACCTGCAAGCACACCTCAAGCCGATGCTTGCCGCCCAACCGGCGCAGCAGTTGGGCCTGTGCTTCCACTCGTTGCGCGCCGTCACGCCGCAGCAAATCAATGACGTGCTGGCCGCCAGTGACAAGGCTTGCCCGGTGCACATCCACATCGCCGAGCAGCAAAAAGAAGTCGATGACTGCCTGGCCTGGAGTGGCAAGCGCCCGCTGCAATGGCTGTATGACAATGTTCAAGTCGATGAGCGCTGGTGCCTGGTGCATGCCACCCACGCGGATCCTGACGAAGTCACGCGCATGGCCAAGAGCCGTGCGATCGCCGGTCTGTGCCTGACCACCGAAGCCAACCTGGGCGACGGGATTTTCCCGGCCGTGGATTTCCTCGCTCAAGGCGGACGCCTGGGCATTGGTTCCGACAGCCATGTGTCACTTAGCGTGGTGGAAGAATTGCGCTGGCTGGAATACGGCCAGCGCCTGCGTGACCAGCGACGTAACCGCGTGTACCGCAGCGATCAGCCAATGGTCGGCCGCACACTGTTTGATGCTGCCGTGGACGGTGGCGCCCAGGCGCTGGGCCAGCCGATTGGTCGCTTGGAAGTGGGCAAACGCGCGGACTGGCTGGTGCTCGACGGCAACGACCCGTACCTGGCGACGGCGACGGAGGACGGGATTTTGAATCGTTGGCTGTTCGCCGGAGGTGATCGGCAAGTGCGCGATGTGCTGGTGAACGGGCAGTGGGTCGTACGGGACGGGCATCATGCCGGTGAAGAGGAAAGCAGCCGCGCCTTCACGCAGGTGCTGAGGGATATGCTGGGCTAA
- a CDS encoding lipocalin family protein: MMRFVLFLCASLFLAGCASHSGDDLQPKTASNVNLKRYQGTWYELARLPMYFQRNCAQSEARYSLLPDGDMSVFNRCLTPEWKWEEAKGTATPQVPGKTDKLWVEFNNWFTALLPGVAKGDYWVLYVSDDYKTAIVGSPSRRYMWILSRTPTVSADTREDLLSRARQQGYDTTRLIWRTSDKQMAKTSQ, encoded by the coding sequence ATGATGCGTTTTGTTTTGTTCCTTTGCGCCAGCCTGTTTTTGGCGGGCTGCGCCAGCCATTCTGGCGATGATCTGCAACCCAAGACAGCGAGCAACGTCAACCTCAAGCGTTACCAGGGCACCTGGTACGAGTTGGCCCGATTGCCGATGTACTTCCAGCGCAACTGTGCGCAGTCCGAAGCGCGCTACAGCCTGCTGCCGGATGGCGACATGTCGGTGTTCAACCGCTGCCTGACGCCTGAGTGGAAGTGGGAAGAAGCCAAGGGCACGGCCACGCCGCAAGTGCCCGGCAAGACCGACAAGCTTTGGGTGGAATTCAATAACTGGTTCACGGCGCTGTTGCCGGGCGTCGCCAAGGGCGATTACTGGGTGCTGTACGTCAGTGATGACTACAAGACCGCCATCGTTGGCAGCCCAAGCCGGCGCTACATGTGGATCTTGTCACGCACGCCGACGGTCAGCGCCGACACCCGCGAAGACCTGCTCAGCAGGGCGCGGCAGCAAGGGTACGACACCACGCGGTTGATCTGGCGTACGTCGGACAAGCAGATGGCGAAGACTTCGCAGTAA
- the hutU gene encoding urocanate hydratase, with amino-acid sequence MTKPTKYRDVEIRAARGNKLTAKSWLTEAPLRMLMNNLDPQVAENPKELVVYGGIGRAARNWECYDQIVESLTNLNDDETLLVQSGKPVGVFKTHSNAPRVLIANSNLVPHWASWEHFNELDAKGLAMYGQMTAGSWIYIGSQGIVQGTYETFVEAGRQHYNSDLTGRWVLTAGLGGMGGAQPLAATLAGACSLNIECQQVSIDFRLSSRYVDEQATDLDDALARIAKYTQEGKAISIALLGNAAEILPELVKRGVRPDMVTDQTSAHDPLNGYLPAGWTWDEYRARAKTEPAAVIKAAKQSMAVHVKAMLEFQKQGIPTFDYGNNIRQMAQEEGVENAFDFPGFVPAYIRPLFCRGIGPFRWAALSGDPQDIYKTDAKVKELIPDDAHLHNWLDMARERISFQGLPARICWVGLGQRAKLGLAFNEMVRSGELSAPVVIGRDHLDSGSVASPNRETEAMQDGSDAVSDWPLLNALLNTASGATWVSLHHGGGVGMGFSQHSGMVIVCDGTDEAAERIARVLHNDPATGVMRHADAGYQIAIDCAKEQGLNLPMIK; translated from the coding sequence GTGACCAAGCCTACAAAATACCGTGACGTCGAAATCCGCGCCGCCCGCGGTAACAAGCTCACCGCCAAAAGCTGGCTGACTGAAGCGCCGCTGCGCATGCTGATGAACAACCTCGACCCGCAAGTGGCCGAGAACCCGAAAGAATTGGTGGTATACGGCGGTATCGGCCGTGCGGCGCGCAACTGGGAGTGCTACGACCAGATCGTCGAGAGCCTCACTAACCTGAACGACGACGAGACCCTGCTGGTGCAATCCGGCAAGCCGGTCGGCGTGTTCAAGACCCACAGCAACGCCCCGCGCGTGCTCATCGCCAATTCCAACCTGGTGCCGCACTGGGCCAGTTGGGAACATTTTAACGAGCTGGATGCCAAGGGCCTGGCCATGTACGGCCAGATGACCGCTGGCAGCTGGATCTACATCGGCAGCCAGGGCATCGTTCAGGGCACCTACGAAACCTTCGTCGAAGCCGGTCGCCAGCATTACAACAGTGACCTGACCGGCCGCTGGGTACTCACCGCCGGCCTCGGCGGCATGGGCGGCGCTCAGCCACTGGCTGCCACCCTGGCCGGGGCGTGCTCGCTGAACATTGAGTGCCAGCAGGTCAGCATCGACTTCCGCCTGAGCAGCCGTTATGTCGACGAGCAAGCCACCGACCTCGACGACGCCCTGGCCCGCATCGCCAAATACACCCAGGAAGGCAAGGCCATCTCCATCGCCCTGTTGGGTAACGCGGCGGAAATCCTGCCGGAGCTGGTCAAGCGTGGCGTGCGCCCGGACATGGTCACCGACCAGACCAGCGCCCACGACCCACTCAACGGCTACCTGCCGGCCGGCTGGACCTGGGACGAATACCGCGCCCGCGCGAAAACCGAACCGGCTGCCGTGATCAAGGCCGCCAAGCAGTCGATGGCCGTGCACGTCAAAGCCATGCTGGAATTCCAGAAGCAAGGCATCCCGACCTTCGACTACGGCAACAACATCCGCCAGATGGCACAAGAAGAAGGCGTGGAAAACGCATTCGACTTCCCAGGCTTCGTACCGGCCTACATCCGCCCACTGTTCTGCCGTGGCATCGGCCCGTTCCGTTGGGCGGCGCTGTCTGGCGACCCGCAGGACATCTACAAGACCGACGCCAAAGTCAAAGAGCTGATCCCCGACGACGCGCACCTGCACAACTGGCTGGACATGGCGCGCGAGCGCATCAGCTTCCAGGGCCTGCCGGCACGTATCTGCTGGGTGGGCCTGGGCCAGCGTGCCAAGCTGGGCCTGGCGTTCAACGAAATGGTGCGCAGCGGCGAGCTGTCGGCACCCGTAGTGATCGGCCGTGACCACCTCGACTCCGGCTCGGTCGCCAGCCCGAACCGCGAAACCGAAGCCATGCAGGACGGTTCCGACGCTGTGTCCGACTGGCCACTGCTCAACGCCTTGCTCAACACCGCCAGCGGCGCGACCTGGGTTTCGCTGCACCACGGCGGCGGCGTGGGCATGGGCTTCTCGCAGCACTCCGGCATGGTGATCGTCTGCGACGGCACCGATGAAGCGGCTGAGCGGATTGCCCGCGTACTGCACAACGACCCGGCTACCGGGGTGATGCGCCACGCAGACGCCGGTTACCAGATCGCAATCGACTGCGCCAAGGAGCAGGGCCTCAATCTCCCGATGATCAAGTAA
- a CDS encoding HutD/Ves family protein, translating to MSAVKVWRATDYIRMPWKNGGGSTEEITRDAGTGLDGFGWRLSIADIGESGGFSTFAGYQRVITVIKGAGMVLTVDGEEQRGLLPLQPFAFSGESDVSCRLITGPIRDFNLIYSPQHYHARLQWMDGVQRFFTTAQTVLVFSVADEVKVLDQKLGHHDCLQIDGNTGLLDVSVAGRCCIIELTQRG from the coding sequence ATGAGTGCAGTGAAAGTCTGGCGCGCCACCGATTACATCCGCATGCCATGGAAAAACGGCGGCGGTAGCACCGAAGAAATTACCCGCGACGCCGGTACTGGCCTGGATGGCTTTGGCTGGCGCCTGTCGATTGCCGACATTGGTGAGTCGGGTGGGTTTTCCACCTTCGCCGGCTACCAGCGCGTCATTACCGTGATCAAGGGCGCGGGCATGGTCCTGACCGTCGATGGCGAGGAGCAGCGCGGGTTGTTACCGCTGCAGCCCTTCGCGTTCAGCGGTGAAAGCGACGTTTCCTGTCGCCTGATCACCGGGCCGATCCGCGATTTCAACCTGATTTATTCGCCGCAGCATTACCACGCACGCTTGCAGTGGATGGATGGTGTGCAGCGTTTTTTCACTACCGCGCAGACCGTGCTGGTGTTCAGCGTCGCGGATGAAGTGAAGGTGCTGGACCAAAAGCTGGGGCATCACGACTGCCTGCAAATCGACGGTAACACTGGCTTGCTGGATGTCTCTGTCGCCGGGCGCTGCTGCATTATCGAACTAACCCAGCGCGGTTAA
- a CDS encoding purine-cytosine permease family protein yields the protein MAANDARASTTPLIERRSIDYIPEAERHGRLFSQFTLWMGANLQITAIVTGALAVVLGGDVFWSLIGLLIGQLIGGGVMALHAAQGPKLGLPQMISSRVQFGVYGAAIPIVLVCLMYLGFTATGTVLSGQALGQLFGVSDSVGILIFASVIVLVTVLGYRVIHWIGRVASVIGVVAFVYLFSRLISQTDVGALLQIRHFSWSSFLLAVSLAASWQIAFGPYVADYSRYLPSKTSSLKTFLAAGAGSVIGAQVAMILGVFAAAMSNGQFAGHEVAYIVGLSGTGATAALLYFSIAFGKVTISTLNSYGSFMCIATIISGFRGRLEVTRLQRLVFVLVIVGTATLIALLGQHSFLGAFKSFILFLLAFFTPWSAINLVDYYCITRERYDVPALADPNGRYGRWNLLGISVYVFGVLVQLPFISTKFYTGPLVAALGDVDISWIIGLVLPAALYYVCAKKWHSAIPERLILPQEQGATPTTNGLAAQA from the coding sequence ATGGCTGCAAATGACGCACGTGCAAGCACCACCCCGTTGATCGAAAGGCGTTCGATCGACTACATCCCGGAAGCGGAAAGACACGGTCGTCTGTTCAGTCAGTTCACCCTATGGATGGGTGCCAACCTGCAAATCACCGCGATCGTCACCGGGGCTCTGGCCGTGGTGCTGGGCGGTGATGTGTTCTGGTCGTTGATCGGTCTGTTGATCGGCCAATTGATCGGTGGCGGTGTCATGGCGTTGCATGCAGCGCAAGGACCGAAGCTGGGCCTGCCGCAGATGATCTCCAGCCGGGTGCAGTTCGGTGTTTATGGCGCGGCCATCCCGATCGTACTGGTCTGTTTGATGTACCTGGGCTTTACCGCGACCGGCACCGTACTGTCCGGCCAAGCGCTGGGCCAGTTGTTTGGCGTCAGTGACAGCGTCGGTATCCTTATTTTCGCCAGTGTCATCGTGCTGGTCACAGTGCTCGGTTACCGGGTGATCCATTGGATCGGCCGCGTCGCCAGCGTCATCGGTGTGGTTGCGTTCGTCTACCTGTTCAGCCGCCTGATCAGCCAGACCGACGTGGGTGCTCTTCTGCAAATCCGCCACTTCAGTTGGAGCAGTTTTTTGCTGGCGGTGTCGCTCGCGGCCTCCTGGCAGATCGCTTTCGGCCCTTACGTGGCGGACTATTCACGGTACTTGCCGAGCAAGACGTCTTCGCTGAAAACCTTTCTCGCCGCTGGCGCGGGTTCGGTCATTGGTGCACAGGTAGCGATGATCCTCGGCGTGTTTGCCGCGGCCATGTCCAACGGGCAATTCGCAGGCCACGAAGTGGCTTACATCGTGGGTTTGAGCGGCACGGGGGCCACCGCTGCGCTGCTGTACTTCAGCATCGCTTTCGGCAAGGTCACCATCTCTACGCTGAACTCCTACGGCAGTTTCATGTGCATCGCGACCATCATCAGCGGCTTTCGGGGTCGCCTGGAGGTCACGCGTCTGCAGCGCCTGGTTTTCGTGCTGGTCATTGTCGGCACTGCGACCCTGATCGCGTTGCTCGGCCAGCACTCGTTCCTCGGGGCGTTCAAGTCTTTCATCCTGTTCCTGCTGGCGTTCTTTACGCCCTGGAGTGCGATCAACCTGGTGGATTACTACTGCATCACCCGCGAGCGCTATGACGTGCCGGCGCTGGCCGACCCGAACGGTCGCTACGGCCGCTGGAACCTGCTCGGTATCAGCGTGTATGTCTTCGGCGTGTTGGTGCAATTGCCCTTCATCTCGACCAAGTTCTACACCGGCCCGCTGGTGGCCGCGCTGGGTGATGTGGATATTTCCTGGATCATCGGTCTGGTGCTTCCCGCAGCCCTCTATTACGTGTGTGCGAAAAAATGGCACAGCGCAATTCCTGAACGACTGATCCTGCCGCAAGAGCAGGGCGCTACACCAACGACAAACGGGCTGGCTGCACAGGCCTGA
- a CDS encoding ABC transporter permease produces MFPESFTFSIADWVNGWVDSLVTNYGDVFRHISDTLLWAIVNLEGLLRAAPWWLMLIIVGGIAWHATRKVLTTAVIVGLLFLVGAVGLWDKLMQTLALMMVATVISVLIGIPLGILSARSNRLRSVLMPLLDIMQTMPSFVYLIPVLMLFGLGKVPAIFATVIYAAPPLIRLTDLGIRQVDGEVMEAINAFGANRWQQLFGVQLPLALPSIMAGINQTTMMALSMVVIASMIGARGLGEDVLVGIQTLNVGRGLEAGLAIVILAVVIDRITQAYGRPRHEANK; encoded by the coding sequence ATGTTTCCTGAGAGTTTTACGTTTTCCATCGCCGACTGGGTCAACGGTTGGGTGGACTCGCTGGTCACCAACTACGGCGATGTGTTCCGGCACATCTCCGACACCCTCCTATGGGCCATCGTCAACCTGGAAGGGTTGCTGCGCGCGGCGCCCTGGTGGCTGATGCTAATCATCGTCGGCGGGATCGCCTGGCACGCCACCCGCAAGGTGCTGACCACGGCGGTCATCGTTGGCTTGCTGTTCCTGGTGGGCGCGGTGGGCCTGTGGGACAAACTGATGCAAACGCTCGCACTGATGATGGTCGCCACGGTGATCTCGGTGCTGATCGGCATTCCGCTGGGCATTCTGTCGGCACGCAGCAATCGCCTGCGTTCGGTGCTGATGCCGTTGCTCGACATCATGCAAACCATGCCCAGCTTCGTGTACCTGATTCCGGTGCTGATGCTGTTCGGCCTCGGTAAGGTGCCGGCGATTTTCGCCACGGTGATCTACGCCGCGCCACCGCTGATTCGCCTGACGGATTTGGGCATTCGCCAAGTCGACGGCGAGGTCATGGAAGCCATCAATGCCTTCGGTGCCAACCGCTGGCAGCAGCTGTTCGGCGTGCAACTGCCGCTGGCGCTGCCGAGCATCATGGCCGGGATCAACCAGACCACCATGATGGCGCTGTCGATGGTGGTGATTGCCTCGATGATCGGTGCCCGTGGCCTGGGTGAAGACGTCCTCGTCGGCATCCAGACCCTCAACGTTGGCCGTGGCCTCGAAGCCGGGCTGGCGATCGTGATTCTTGCAGTGGTCATTGACCGCATTACCCAGGCCTATGGTCGTCCACGGCATGAGGCGAACAAATGA
- a CDS encoding ABC transporter substrate-binding protein — protein sequence MNMNKTLLATLFSAGLLASVGAQAAGWCESGKPVKFAGLNWESGMLLTDILQTVLEKGYDCKTDSLPGNSITMENALSSNDIQVFAEEWVGRSEVWNKAEKAGKVVGVGAPVVGAVEGWYVPRYVIEGDAKRKLEPKAPGLKNIADLAKYASVFKDQEEPSKGRFYNCPAGWTCELDNSEMLKSYGLESTYTNFRPGTGPALDAAVLSSYKRGEPILFYYWSPTPLMGQVDLVKLEEKPGVDKTVSIKVGLSKTFHEQAPELVAVLEKVNLPIDLLNQNLGRMAKERIESPKLAKIFLKEHPEVWHAWVSDDAAKKIDAAL from the coding sequence ATGAACATGAATAAGACCCTGCTGGCCACACTGTTTTCTGCAGGCCTGCTGGCGAGTGTCGGCGCGCAAGCGGCCGGTTGGTGCGAATCCGGCAAACCGGTGAAATTCGCCGGCCTGAACTGGGAAAGCGGCATGTTGCTCACCGACATCCTGCAAACCGTCCTGGAGAAAGGCTACGACTGCAAAACCGACAGCCTGCCGGGCAACTCCATCACCATGGAAAACGCCCTGAGCAGCAACGACATCCAGGTGTTTGCCGAAGAGTGGGTCGGCCGCAGTGAAGTCTGGAACAAGGCCGAGAAGGCCGGCAAAGTCGTCGGCGTCGGTGCCCCGGTTGTCGGTGCTGTCGAAGGCTGGTACGTGCCGCGTTACGTGATCGAAGGCGACGCCAAGCGCAAGCTGGAACCCAAGGCGCCGGGCCTGAAAAACATCGCCGACCTGGCCAAATACGCCTCGGTGTTCAAGGACCAGGAAGAGCCGTCCAAAGGCCGTTTCTACAACTGCCCGGCCGGCTGGACCTGTGAGCTGGACAACAGCGAAATGCTCAAAAGCTACGGCCTGGAAAGCACCTACACCAACTTCCGCCCGGGCACCGGCCCGGCGCTGGATGCGGCGGTGCTGTCGAGCTACAAGCGTGGCGAGCCGATCCTGTTTTACTACTGGTCGCCCACCCCGCTGATGGGCCAGGTTGATCTGGTCAAGCTGGAAGAAAAACCCGGTGTGGATAAAACCGTGAGCATCAAGGTTGGCTTGTCCAAAACCTTCCACGAGCAGGCGCCGGAGCTGGTGGCCGTGCTGGAGAAGGTCAACCTGCCTATCGATCTGCTGAACCAGAACCTGGGCCGCATGGCCAAAGAGCGAATTGAGTCGCCAAAACTGGCGAAAATTTTCCTCAAGGAACATCCTGAAGTCTGGCACGCATGGGTGAGCGACGACGCAGCCAAGAAAATCGACGCGGCCTTGTAG
- the hutC gene encoding histidine utilization repressor: MDESPAPLYARVKQMISQQILNGNWPPHYRVPSESELVSQLGFSRMTINRALRELTAEGLLVRMQGVGTFVAEPKSQSALFEVHNIADEIASRGHRHTCQVIHLCEEAAGSERAVALEMREGGRVFHSLIVHFENDIPVQIEDRFVNALVAPDYLQQDFTQQTPYAYLNQVAPLTEGEHVVEAILADAEECKLLQIEPSEPCLLIRRRTWSGRQPVTAARLIHPGSRHSLEGRFSK, from the coding sequence ATGGACGAAAGTCCGGCGCCCTTGTACGCCCGCGTCAAACAGATGATCAGCCAGCAAATCCTCAACGGCAACTGGCCGCCCCATTACCGCGTGCCGTCGGAGAGCGAGTTGGTCAGCCAGCTGGGTTTCAGCCGCATGACCATCAACCGCGCCCTGCGTGAGCTCACCGCCGAAGGGTTGCTGGTGCGCATGCAAGGCGTTGGCACTTTCGTCGCCGAACCCAAGAGCCAATCGGCGCTGTTTGAAGTGCACAACATTGCCGATGAGATCGCCTCCCGCGGTCATCGGCATACCTGCCAGGTCATTCACCTGTGCGAAGAGGCCGCAGGCTCCGAGCGCGCCGTCGCCCTGGAAATGCGCGAAGGCGGGCGGGTGTTCCACTCGTTGATCGTGCACTTCGAGAACGACATTCCTGTGCAAATCGAAGACCGTTTCGTCAACGCCCTGGTGGCGCCGGACTACTTGCAGCAGGATTTCACCCAGCAAACGCCTTACGCCTACTTGAACCAGGTTGCGCCGCTGACCGAAGGCGAGCATGTGGTCGAAGCGATCCTTGCTGATGCCGAAGAGTGCAAGTTGCTGCAGATCGAGCCGAGCGAGCCGTGCCTGTTGATCCGCCGACGCACCTGGTCCGGGCGCCAGCCGGTGACCGCTGCGCGTTTGATCCACCCCGGTTCCCGTCATAGCCTGGAAGGACGTTTCAGTAAATGA
- a CDS encoding class 1 fructose-bisphosphatase — translation MSRVTLSRYLIEQTRSNNTPADLRFLIEVVARACKEISHAVSKGALGGVLGSMGTENVQGEVQKKLDVISNEILLEANEWGGHLAGMASEEMDNAYQIPGKYPKGAYLLVFDPLDGSSNIDINAPVGTIFSVLRCPNEYLSQNEALNEKAFLQPGTEQVAAGYAIYGPQTMLVLTLGDGVKGFTLDREMGSFVLTHEDITIPASTQEFAINMSNQRHWEEPVTRYVGELMAGEEGPLKKNFNMRWVAAMVADVHRILTRGGLFMYPRDSREPSKPGKLRLMYEANPMSFLVEQAGGASTDGHQRILDIQPEGLHQRVAVFLGSKEEVERVTGYHKK, via the coding sequence ATGTCCCGCGTTACCCTGAGTCGCTATTTGATCGAGCAGACCCGCAGCAACAACACGCCTGCCGATCTGCGCTTCCTTATCGAAGTGGTGGCGCGTGCTTGCAAGGAAATCAGCCACGCCGTGTCCAAAGGCGCACTGGGTGGTGTCCTGGGCAGCATGGGCACTGAAAACGTCCAAGGCGAAGTGCAGAAGAAGCTCGACGTCATCTCCAACGAGATCCTGCTCGAAGCCAACGAATGGGGCGGTCACCTGGCCGGCATGGCGTCCGAAGAAATGGACAATGCCTACCAGATCCCGGGCAAGTACCCGAAAGGCGCGTACCTGTTGGTATTCGACCCACTGGACGGTTCGTCCAACATCGACATCAACGCGCCGGTCGGCACCATCTTCTCGGTACTGCGTTGCCCGAACGAATACCTGAGCCAGAACGAAGCCCTGAACGAAAAGGCCTTCCTGCAGCCAGGCACCGAGCAGGTTGCTGCCGGCTATGCGATCTACGGCCCACAGACCATGCTGGTGCTGACCCTGGGCGACGGCGTCAAAGGCTTTACCCTGGACCGTGAAATGGGCAGCTTCGTGCTGACCCACGAAGACATCACTATTCCTGCCTCCACCCAGGAATTTGCGATCAACATGTCCAACCAGCGTCACTGGGAAGAGCCGGTTACGCGCTATGTCGGCGAGTTGATGGCCGGTGAAGAAGGCCCGTTGAAGAAGAACTTCAACATGCGCTGGGTCGCCGCGATGGTGGCCGACGTGCACCGTATCCTGACCCGTGGTGGCCTGTTCATGTACCCACGTGACAGCCGTGAGCCCTCCAAGCCTGGCAAACTGCGCTTGATGTACGAAGCCAACCCGATGTCGTTCCTGGTCGAGCAAGCGGGCGGTGCGTCCACTGACGGCCACCAACGCATCCTCGACATCCAGCCTGAAGGCCTGCACCAGCGTGTAGCGGTGTTCCTGGGTTCGAAGGAAGAGGTTGAGCGTGTGACCGGTTACCACAAGAAGTAA
- a CDS encoding quaternary amine ABC transporter ATP-binding protein has product MTTVSKIEVKNVFKIFGNRSKDALALVGQGKTKDQVLAETGCVVGVNDLSLSIGTGEIFVIMGLSGSGKSTLVRHFNRLIDPTSGAILVDGEDILQLDMEALRQFRRHKISMVFQSFGLLPHKSVLDNVAYGLKVRGETKQVCAERALHWIETVGLKGYENKYPHQLSGGMRQRVGLARALAADTDIILMDEAFSALDPLIRAEMQDQLLELQKTLHKTIVFITHDLDEAVRIGNRIAILKDGKLIQVGTPREILHSPADEYVDRFVQRRAAVV; this is encoded by the coding sequence ATGACTACTGTCAGCAAAATTGAAGTTAAGAACGTCTTCAAGATCTTCGGCAACCGCTCCAAGGACGCGCTGGCCCTGGTTGGCCAGGGCAAGACCAAGGACCAGGTGCTGGCCGAGACCGGCTGCGTGGTCGGCGTGAATGACCTGTCCCTGAGCATCGGTACCGGCGAGATCTTTGTGATCATGGGCTTGTCGGGCTCCGGCAAGTCGACCTTGGTGCGCCACTTCAACCGCCTGATTGATCCCACCAGCGGCGCGATCCTGGTGGACGGCGAAGACATCCTGCAACTGGACATGGAAGCCTTGCGCCAATTCCGTCGGCACAAGATCAGCATGGTGTTCCAGAGCTTCGGCCTGCTGCCCCACAAGAGCGTGCTCGACAACGTCGCCTATGGCTTGAAAGTGCGTGGCGAAACCAAGCAGGTCTGCGCCGAACGCGCGCTGCACTGGATCGAAACCGTGGGCCTCAAAGGCTACGAAAACAAATACCCGCACCAGCTTTCCGGCGGCATGCGCCAACGTGTGGGCCTGGCTCGCGCCTTGGCGGCTGACACCGACATCATTCTGATGGACGAAGCCTTCAGTGCGCTCGACCCGCTGATCCGCGCCGAGATGCAGGACCAGTTGCTCGAGCTGCAAAAGACCCTGCACAAGACCATCGTGTTCATCACCCACGACCTCGACGAGGCCGTGCGTATCGGCAACCGCATTGCGATCCTCAAGGACGGCAAGCTGATCCAGGTCGGCACGCCGCGCGAGATCTTGCATTCGCCGGCGGATGAGTATGTGGACCGGTTTGTTCAGCGGCGGGCGGCGGTGGTCTGA